From a region of the Actinopolymorpha singaporensis genome:
- a CDS encoding M23 family metallopeptidase — MPPRPPRRRSARHRSDAPSSLRRPDDSRTLRRPLLALAVVAGVLALTAGAVTPWILARQAGQLDDSAAKVTAYDSVSKQVDTARERVERERASRSQTRVAPPATPTATAPTPKATKKATPKPTPKVTKKATPKPEPTRKAAPKPEPKPTRKAVTRKPVVKKPARSSDGRPDFALPARCGTRLRFTTYTGHAPDDMKIDFFNESGPTDGMVVVASAAGTVVKLSEPGGVKIDHGNGWYTLSLHLQERDVSVGQKVGQGQRIGLAGAVGTGVAHLHYEQIYDGNHDGWADTPGEIVHSRLQGVLYSVQPDSDEPVVASTNSC; from the coding sequence ATGCCGCCCAGACCGCCGCGACGCAGGTCAGCCCGACACCGCTCCGACGCCCCCAGCAGCCTCCGCCGTCCCGACGACTCCCGTACCCTCCGCCGGCCACTCCTCGCCCTCGCCGTCGTCGCCGGTGTGCTCGCCCTCACCGCGGGTGCCGTGACCCCGTGGATCCTCGCCCGCCAGGCCGGGCAACTCGACGACTCCGCCGCCAAGGTCACGGCGTACGACTCGGTGAGCAAGCAGGTCGACACCGCCCGCGAACGCGTCGAGCGTGAGCGCGCCTCCCGCTCGCAGACCCGGGTGGCACCGCCGGCAACCCCGACCGCCACGGCACCCACGCCGAAGGCGACGAAGAAGGCCACGCCGAAGCCGACCCCGAAGGTCACGAAGAAGGCCACGCCGAAGCCGGAGCCCACCAGGAAGGCCGCGCCGAAGCCGGAGCCGAAGCCCACCAGGAAGGCGGTCACCAGGAAGCCGGTCGTCAAGAAGCCGGCGCGTTCCAGCGACGGCCGTCCCGACTTCGCGCTGCCGGCCCGGTGCGGCACCAGGCTGCGGTTCACGACGTACACCGGCCACGCCCCGGACGACATGAAGATCGACTTCTTCAACGAGAGCGGACCGACCGACGGCATGGTCGTGGTGGCCTCCGCCGCCGGCACCGTGGTCAAGCTCTCCGAGCCGGGCGGAGTGAAGATCGACCACGGCAACGGGTGGTACACCCTGTCCCTGCACCTGCAGGAGCGCGACGTCTCCGTCGGCCAGAAGGTCGGCCAGGGCCAGCGGATCGGCCTGGCCGGCGCGGTCGGCACCGGCGTCGCCCACCTGCACTACGAGCAGATCTACGACGGCAACCACGACGGCTGGGCCGACACCCCCGGCGAGATCGTGCACTCGCGCCTGCAGGGCGTGCTGTACTCCGTGCAGCCCGACAGCGACGAGCCGGTGGTGGCGAGCACCAACTCCTGCTGA
- a CDS encoding DNA polymerase — MEPWSTAELAHLVEATPGRCLALVVVRGLGVGLAVDGNRWAVPCADPPRLVADLDRELRPRWVWWDARTTAGELLAADVRVRACWDLAAAHRVLFGGRRDDPAAVWAAATGLPEPPPPRQEVTLLDWSLDWAEPAAHPASHPGAGSDAGADAGSTDFFTHEGQLRPDVAGQDWLADPVTGPAGGVLDRAARWAALALRVRAAQDTGLRALPDPRATPRALPLSVLTAYAESAAALLAMELEHDGLPLDRDAAEQYISAFVGPRPATPAAEATARAGRDAAVVDLFRSGPAEEAGARVDLRNPVHVRELLGRIGLHVPDTRSWRLEPFRDSHPGVAAFLDWRKAERIATTYGYGWLDRHVGGDGRLRGAWAASDGAAGRMTAGAGLHNLPAGLRVAVAAEPGHVLVRADLGQIEPRVLAVVSGDAALARAARADDLYAPVAAQLHCDRPTAKVAVLAAMYGQTSGTAGAALRRMERAYPRAIGYLRAAEEAGLVGRDIRTHGGRLIRLRPGESGEGEGDDGDDVDPRAADAPPGSRPASAQARRHGHGRFARNAVLQGAAAEFFKAWAAAVRTGLRPFGGRIVLCLHDELLLHVPAEHADPATALVTSALESTAAFWASGSSVRFVADVSVVARWSEAK, encoded by the coding sequence ATGGAGCCGTGGTCGACCGCCGAGCTTGCTCACCTGGTGGAAGCCACGCCCGGTCGCTGCCTCGCACTGGTCGTGGTCCGCGGCCTGGGTGTCGGACTCGCCGTCGACGGCAATCGCTGGGCCGTCCCCTGCGCCGATCCGCCCCGGTTGGTCGCCGACCTCGACCGGGAGCTACGGCCTAGGTGGGTCTGGTGGGACGCCCGCACCACCGCCGGCGAGCTGCTCGCCGCCGACGTCCGGGTCCGCGCCTGCTGGGACCTCGCCGCCGCCCATCGGGTGCTGTTCGGCGGACGGCGCGACGACCCGGCCGCGGTGTGGGCCGCGGCCACCGGCCTGCCCGAGCCGCCCCCGCCGCGCCAGGAGGTGACCCTGCTCGACTGGTCGCTCGACTGGGCCGAGCCCGCCGCCCACCCCGCTTCCCACCCTGGTGCCGGATCCGATGCCGGCGCCGATGCAGGGTCCACCGACTTCTTCACCCACGAGGGCCAACTGCGGCCCGACGTGGCCGGCCAGGACTGGCTCGCCGACCCCGTGACCGGGCCTGCCGGCGGCGTCCTCGACCGGGCGGCCAGGTGGGCGGCGCTCGCACTGCGGGTCCGTGCCGCCCAGGACACCGGCCTGCGCGCGTTACCCGATCCGCGGGCCACTCCCCGGGCGCTCCCGCTGTCCGTCCTCACCGCGTACGCCGAGTCCGCCGCCGCCCTGCTGGCCATGGAGCTCGAGCACGACGGACTTCCCCTCGACCGCGACGCGGCCGAGCAGTACATCTCGGCCTTCGTCGGGCCGCGCCCCGCCACACCCGCCGCCGAGGCAACCGCCCGGGCCGGCCGGGACGCCGCGGTGGTCGACCTCTTCCGTTCCGGCCCGGCCGAGGAGGCCGGGGCGCGCGTCGACCTGCGCAATCCCGTGCACGTACGCGAGTTGCTGGGCCGGATCGGGCTGCACGTCCCCGACACCCGCTCCTGGCGGCTGGAGCCCTTCCGCGACTCCCACCCGGGCGTGGCCGCGTTCCTCGACTGGCGCAAGGCCGAGCGCATCGCCACGACCTACGGCTACGGCTGGCTCGACCGGCACGTCGGGGGCGACGGCCGGCTGCGCGGAGCCTGGGCGGCCTCCGACGGCGCGGCCGGCCGGATGACCGCGGGCGCCGGGCTGCACAACCTCCCCGCCGGCCTGCGGGTGGCGGTCGCCGCCGAGCCGGGCCACGTGCTGGTCCGCGCCGACCTGGGCCAGATCGAGCCCCGGGTGCTGGCTGTGGTCTCCGGGGACGCCGCGCTGGCCCGGGCTGCGCGCGCCGACGACCTGTACGCCCCGGTCGCGGCCCAACTGCACTGCGACCGGCCGACTGCGAAGGTCGCCGTCCTGGCCGCGATGTACGGCCAGACCTCCGGCACGGCAGGCGCGGCCCTGCGGCGGATGGAACGCGCCTACCCGCGGGCGATCGGTTACCTCCGGGCGGCCGAAGAGGCCGGCCTGGTCGGCCGGGACATCCGTACGCACGGCGGCCGCCTGATCCGGCTCCGTCCTGGCGAGAGTGGCGAGGGTGAAGGTGACGACGGCGACGACGTGGACCCGCGCGCGGCGGACGCACCGCCGGGCTCGCGGCCGGCTTCGGCCCAGGCCCGGCGCCATGGTCACGGCAGGTTCGCCCGCAACGCCGTCCTCCAGGGCGCGGCGGCGGAGTTCTTCAAGGCGTGGGCGGCGGCGGTGCGCACCGGCCTGCGTCCGTTCGGCGGCCGGATCGTGCTGTGCCTGCACGACGAGCTGCTGTTGCACGTGCCCGCCGAGCACGCCGACCCGGCCACCGCGCTGGTGACGAGCGCCCTGGAGTCGACGGCGGCGTTCTGGGCGTCCGGCAGCTCCGTCCGCTTCGTCGCCGACGTCAGCGTGGTCGCCCGCTGGTCGGAGGCCAAGTGA
- a CDS encoding Dps family protein has translation MNAKTTSEVSGKDVAKVLQPVLVDLVGLAQNGKQLHWHVRGRYFLPVHERLDVVIDDAREFADTVAERLVALDVAADGRPATVATTTNLPEVAPGFTSDDKVVGAVVDQLDATIARARTAMEALETTDPVSQDIVIEALRALEKHRWMFAAQLG, from the coding sequence GTGAACGCGAAGACCACCAGTGAGGTTTCGGGGAAGGACGTCGCGAAGGTCCTGCAACCGGTTCTGGTCGACCTCGTGGGCCTGGCCCAGAACGGCAAGCAGCTGCACTGGCACGTGCGGGGCCGCTACTTCCTGCCCGTCCACGAACGGCTGGACGTCGTGATCGACGACGCCCGCGAGTTTGCCGACACAGTCGCCGAACGCCTGGTCGCGCTGGACGTAGCCGCCGACGGGCGGCCGGCGACAGTGGCGACGACCACCAACCTGCCGGAGGTGGCGCCCGGCTTCACCAGCGACGACAAGGTCGTCGGCGCCGTCGTCGACCAGCTCGACGCCACGATCGCGCGGGCGCGCACAGCGATGGAGGCCCTGGAGACGACGGACCCGGTGAGCCAGGACATCGTGATCGAGGCCCTGCGGGCGCTGGAGAAGCACCGCTGGATGTTCGCTGCCCAGCTCGGCTGA
- a CDS encoding SDR family oxidoreductase, with the protein MTQRDQPEQAAQQDPQHQHPRPEFPGQTQEHPGLDSEMEPKPDYGYDTYRGLGRLEGKKALITGGDSGIGRAVALAFAREGADVAIAYLEAEESDAAETARVVEEAGRKALRFATDLSDEGNCRRLADQVVKEFGQVDILVNNAAYQMSFDSFDKIPSDLLEHTFRTNILAMFWLTQAVLPSIPEGGTIINTSSIQAYQPTPALLPYATTKGAIVTFTKGLAEELAERGIRVNSVAPGPVWTPIIPASMPAEKAASFGSDAPLGRPGQPAELAPAFVFLASQESSFVSGQILGVTGGRLP; encoded by the coding sequence ATGACACAGCGCGACCAACCAGAGCAGGCGGCCCAGCAGGACCCGCAGCACCAGCACCCGCGCCCGGAGTTCCCCGGGCAGACCCAGGAGCACCCCGGCCTGGACTCGGAGATGGAGCCCAAGCCCGACTACGGCTACGACACCTACCGCGGGCTCGGCCGGCTGGAGGGCAAGAAGGCCCTGATCACCGGAGGCGACTCCGGCATCGGCCGGGCCGTCGCCCTGGCCTTCGCCCGCGAGGGTGCCGACGTGGCGATCGCCTACCTCGAGGCCGAGGAGTCCGACGCGGCCGAGACCGCCCGGGTCGTGGAGGAGGCCGGCCGCAAGGCGCTGCGCTTCGCGACCGACCTGAGCGACGAGGGCAACTGCCGCCGGCTGGCCGACCAGGTGGTGAAGGAGTTCGGCCAGGTCGACATCCTGGTCAACAACGCGGCGTACCAGATGAGCTTCGACAGCTTCGACAAGATCCCGTCGGACCTGCTGGAGCACACCTTCCGCACCAACATTCTGGCGATGTTCTGGCTGACCCAGGCGGTGCTGCCTTCCATTCCCGAGGGCGGCACCATCATCAACACCTCCTCGATCCAGGCCTACCAGCCCACCCCCGCCCTGTTGCCGTACGCCACCACCAAGGGCGCCATCGTGACGTTCACCAAGGGCCTCGCGGAGGAGCTCGCCGAGCGCGGCATCCGGGTCAACTCCGTGGCGCCCGGGCCGGTGTGGACGCCGATCATTCCGGCGTCGATGCCCGCGGAGAAGGCGGCGTCGTTCGGTTCGGACGCACCGCTGGGCCGGCCCGGTCAACCGGCCGAACTCGCGCCTGCGTTCGTGTTCCTGGCCTCCCAGGAGTCGAGCTTCGTCAGCGGGCAGATCCTCGGAGTCACCGGCGGCCGGCTGCCGTAA
- a CDS encoding DUF6458 family protein, with amino-acid sequence MSIGAGIFLIAFGAILAFAVKAQPDWLSLDVVGWVFMLTGATILAITLTLWNKRRRAASISERQVIENGRQTTAERRVYRETDVPPEV; translated from the coding sequence ATGAGTATCGGCGCGGGCATTTTTCTCATCGCATTCGGGGCGATCCTTGCCTTCGCCGTGAAGGCCCAGCCGGACTGGCTGAGCCTGGACGTCGTGGGCTGGGTGTTCATGCTGACCGGTGCGACCATCCTGGCCATCACGCTGACGCTGTGGAACAAGCGGCGTCGCGCGGCCTCGATCAGCGAGCGGCAGGTCATCGAGAACGGCCGGCAGACCACCGCCGAGCGGCGCGTCTACCGCGAGACCGACGTCCCGCCCGAGGTGTGA
- a CDS encoding SDR family NAD(P)-dependent oxidoreductase, whose product MRVAQRFAVVTGASGGIGRAVAERLAAADCRLLLVGRDPDRLAAVARSTGGEVLVADLADAGDVAALAARLADPDEAPDLLVNNAGVGAVGPAADVDGADLDRLLTVNLRTPVLLTRAVLPAMTARGCGHLVFVSSIAAVLGVAGESAYAAVKAGLHVFAASLRAEVAAAGVGVSTVVPGVVDTDFFVRRGAPYARRFPRPIPPERVAAVLVRAVERDQAEVVVPAWLRVPVAVRSLAPTTYHRLAERWGGDG is encoded by the coding sequence GTGCGGGTCGCCCAGCGGTTCGCGGTGGTGACCGGCGCGTCCGGCGGGATCGGGCGCGCCGTGGCCGAGCGGCTGGCCGCCGCCGACTGCCGGTTGCTGCTCGTCGGCCGTGACCCTGACCGGCTCGCCGCGGTGGCCCGGTCCACCGGCGGGGAGGTGCTGGTCGCCGACCTCGCCGACGCCGGCGACGTCGCGGCTCTGGCGGCCCGGCTGGCGGACCCGGACGAGGCACCCGACCTGCTGGTCAACAACGCCGGCGTCGGTGCCGTCGGCCCGGCGGCGGACGTGGACGGCGCCGACCTGGACCGGCTGCTCACGGTCAACCTCCGTACGCCGGTGCTGCTCACCCGGGCCGTGCTACCGGCGATGACCGCCCGGGGCTGCGGCCACCTGGTCTTCGTGTCCTCCATCGCCGCGGTGCTCGGTGTCGCCGGGGAGTCCGCGTACGCCGCTGTCAAGGCGGGCTTGCACGTGTTCGCAGCCAGCTTGCGGGCCGAGGTCGCGGCCGCGGGAGTCGGGGTGAGCACGGTGGTCCCGGGGGTGGTCGACACCGACTTCTTCGTCCGCCGTGGCGCGCCCTATGCCCGGCGCTTCCCGCGTCCGATCCCGCCGGAGCGGGTGGCGGCCGTGCTGGTGCGGGCCGTCGAACGCGACCAGGCCGAGGTCGTCGTACCCGCCTGGCTGCGCGTTCCGGTGGCCGTGCGCTCGCTGGCGCCGACGACCTACCACCGGCTGGCCGAGCGCTGGGGCGGCGACGGCTGA
- the hpnH gene encoding adenosyl-hopene transferase HpnH: MTMPMRQSLRIGRYLLTQRLRGREKFPLLVELEPLFACNLQCAGCGKIQHPADELRRRMPVEQAVAAMEECGAPMVSIAGGEPLMHPEIDRMVAELVKRKIYVFLCTNALLVRKWWDRFDFRPSRYFAFAVHIDGLRERHDASVNHEGGFDEAVAAVRFLQAQGFRITTNTTFFTNDSPQNVVDVLDFLNDDLHVDQMMISPAYAYEKAPDQDHFLGVTQTRELFRKAFANGNRARWRLNHSPLFLDFLEGRVDFPCTAWGIPSYSLFGWQRPCYLMSDGYAATYKELVEETDWDSYGRGRDPRCANCMAHCGYEPTAVLATTGSLRQSLRAITGG; encoded by the coding sequence ATGACCATGCCGATGCGGCAGAGCCTGCGAATCGGGCGGTACCTGCTGACCCAGCGCCTGCGTGGCCGGGAGAAGTTTCCCCTGCTGGTGGAACTCGAGCCGTTGTTCGCCTGCAACCTTCAGTGCGCGGGCTGCGGCAAGATCCAGCACCCGGCGGATGAGCTCCGTCGCCGGATGCCGGTCGAGCAGGCCGTGGCCGCGATGGAGGAGTGCGGCGCACCGATGGTGTCCATCGCCGGCGGCGAACCGCTCATGCACCCCGAGATCGACCGGATGGTCGCCGAACTGGTGAAACGGAAGATCTACGTCTTCTTGTGCACCAACGCGTTGCTGGTGCGCAAGTGGTGGGACCGCTTCGACTTCCGGCCGTCGCGCTACTTCGCGTTCGCCGTGCACATCGACGGCCTGCGCGAACGCCACGACGCGTCGGTGAACCACGAGGGCGGCTTCGACGAGGCGGTGGCGGCGGTGAGGTTCCTTCAGGCACAGGGATTCCGGATCACCACCAACACCACGTTCTTCACCAACGACAGCCCGCAGAACGTCGTCGACGTGCTGGACTTCCTCAACGACGACCTGCACGTCGACCAGATGATGATCTCGCCGGCGTACGCGTACGAGAAGGCGCCCGACCAGGACCACTTTCTCGGCGTCACCCAGACCAGGGAGCTGTTCCGCAAGGCGTTCGCGAACGGCAACCGCGCGCGCTGGCGGCTCAACCACTCGCCGCTGTTCCTGGACTTCCTCGAGGGCAGGGTCGACTTTCCCTGTACTGCTTGGGGAATCCCGTCGTACTCGCTGTTCGGCTGGCAGCGGCCGTGTTACCTGATGAGCGACGGGTACGCCGCGACGTACAAGGAACTGGTCGAGGAGACCGACTGGGACAGCTACGGGCGGGGCCGGGACCCGCGGTGCGCGAACTGCATGGCGCACTGCGGGTACGAGCCGACCGCGGTGCTGGCCACGACGGGGTCCCTGCGCCAGTCGCTGCGGGCGATCACCGGCGGCTGA
- the ispH gene encoding 4-hydroxy-3-methylbut-2-enyl diphosphate reductase, which produces MPAEYVLCAPTRLEAAAVRRGLATSAPVLRTGMGRRHAERAAHLLAHTGRPPAGVVVAGVAGALDPALAPGDVVVATEVRAGERTVACPSAPLLAARLARLGLTVRTGPVVSRERLVSGAARTALRDTGALAADLESGWLAAGLPTSTATACVRVVADPATGPLWRPATLAHLRTAVRTLATVAPAMADWGAATGARTVLLPYPRSFCAGVERAIDIVERVLAHRGAPVYVRKQIVHNSHVVARLEGLGAVFVDELDEVPSGATVVFSAHGVSPAVRKEAAHRGLAVVDATCPLVAKVHSEARRFADRGDTVLFIGHDGHEETEGTVGERPGSTVLVEDLAGAARVRVPDTNRVSYLVQTTLGVDEVAEIVDVLHERFPALQGPASDDICYATTNRQQALRSVARKADLVLVVGSRNSSNANRLVELARRLGTPAHLVDDPGGIDLAWLTDAATVAVTAGASTPASLVDATVDALRGLGPVDVREHVVTTEEIEFTLPKEVRNP; this is translated from the coding sequence ATGCCGGCGGAGTACGTCCTGTGCGCACCGACCCGGCTGGAGGCGGCCGCGGTCCGGCGTGGCCTGGCGACCTCCGCCCCGGTGCTGCGTACGGGCATGGGCCGGCGGCACGCCGAACGCGCCGCCCACCTGCTCGCGCACACCGGCCGGCCGCCGGCGGGCGTGGTGGTGGCCGGGGTGGCAGGCGCGCTGGACCCAGCCCTCGCACCGGGCGACGTGGTGGTGGCCACGGAGGTACGCGCGGGCGAGCGCACCGTCGCCTGCCCGAGCGCCCCACTGCTGGCCGCCCGGCTGGCCCGGCTCGGCCTGACCGTGCGCACCGGGCCGGTGGTGAGCAGGGAACGGCTGGTCAGCGGAGCCGCCCGGACGGCGCTGCGCGACACCGGCGCCCTCGCCGCCGACCTGGAGTCCGGCTGGCTCGCCGCCGGCCTGCCCACCTCCACCGCGACGGCGTGCGTACGGGTGGTCGCCGACCCGGCCACCGGCCCGTTGTGGCGACCTGCCACGCTCGCCCACCTGCGGACGGCGGTACGCACGCTCGCCACGGTCGCACCCGCAATGGCCGACTGGGGTGCGGCGACGGGAGCACGGACGGTCCTGCTGCCCTACCCACGCTCGTTCTGCGCCGGCGTGGAACGCGCCATCGACATCGTCGAGCGGGTCCTCGCCCATCGCGGCGCCCCGGTCTACGTCCGCAAGCAGATCGTGCACAACTCCCACGTCGTAGCCCGGCTGGAAGGCCTCGGTGCGGTGTTCGTCGACGAGCTGGACGAGGTGCCATCTGGCGCGACGGTCGTCTTCTCCGCCCACGGTGTGTCGCCCGCCGTAAGGAAGGAGGCCGCCCACCGCGGCCTGGCCGTCGTGGACGCGACCTGTCCCCTGGTGGCGAAGGTGCACAGCGAGGCACGCAGGTTCGCCGACCGCGGCGACACGGTGCTGTTCATCGGGCACGACGGTCACGAGGAGACCGAGGGCACCGTCGGCGAGCGGCCGGGAAGCACGGTACTGGTGGAGGACCTCGCCGGTGCTGCCCGCGTGCGCGTGCCCGACACCAACCGGGTCTCCTACCTCGTGCAGACCACGCTCGGGGTGGACGAGGTCGCCGAGATCGTCGACGTCCTGCACGAGCGTTTCCCCGCCCTGCAGGGGCCGGCCTCCGACGACATCTGCTACGCCACCACCAACCGCCAGCAGGCCCTGCGGTCGGTGGCCCGGAAGGCCGATCTCGTCCTCGTGGTCGGCTCGCGGAACTCCTCCAACGCCAACCGGCTGGTCGAACTCGCCCGGCGCCTGGGCACCCCGGCACACCTGGTCGACGACCCGGGTGGCATCGACCTTGCCTGGCTCACCGACGCGGCGACGGTCGCCGTCACCGCGGGCGCTTCGACGCCGGCGTCGCTGGTGGACGCGACCGTCGACGCGCTGCGCGGCCTCGGCCCGGTGGACGTGCGCGAGCACGTGGTCACCACCGAGGAGATCGAGTTCACCCTGCCGAAGGAGGTGCGCAACCCATGA